From a region of the Georgenia yuyongxinii genome:
- a CDS encoding pentapeptide repeat-containing protein: MATPAQPRTPPKGSLVSEQVGIEPPVGALRADCASCFGLCCVALPLTASADFAFDKAAGEPCRNLRKDFRCGIHSRLRQEGFPGCTVYDCFGAGQHVSQVTFGGRSWREDPTTAEQMFAVFPVMRQLHEMLVYLTEALALPPARPLRDELSRVRREIELLTTGSPEQLLAVDVAAHRTAVGALLGRTSELVRAGGMGASLRGADRIGANLRGADLRGADLRGAYLIGADLTAADLRVTDLLGADLRGAVLSGADLTGSIFLTQPQLNAAKGDDATRLPPSFTRPSHWDDRGDGVPRHRPGPPTSGRR, from the coding sequence ATGGCCACCCCGGCGCAGCCCCGCACCCCACCGAAAGGGTCCCTGGTGTCCGAGCAGGTCGGTATCGAGCCCCCCGTCGGCGCACTCCGCGCCGACTGCGCGAGCTGCTTCGGCCTGTGCTGCGTCGCGCTCCCGCTGACCGCCTCCGCAGACTTCGCGTTCGACAAGGCGGCCGGCGAGCCGTGCCGGAACTTGCGGAAGGACTTCCGGTGCGGGATCCACAGCCGTCTGCGGCAGGAGGGCTTCCCAGGCTGCACGGTCTACGACTGCTTCGGCGCCGGCCAGCATGTCTCGCAGGTGACCTTCGGTGGGCGAAGCTGGCGCGAAGACCCCACCACGGCCGAGCAGATGTTCGCCGTCTTCCCGGTCATGCGGCAGCTGCACGAGATGCTCGTGTACCTGACAGAGGCGCTCGCCCTGCCACCGGCCCGCCCGCTCCGAGACGAGCTGTCCCGGGTGCGGCGCGAGATCGAGCTCCTCACCACCGGCTCCCCGGAACAGCTGCTTGCCGTCGACGTCGCGGCGCACCGCACCGCCGTCGGCGCGCTGCTCGGGCGGACCAGCGAGCTCGTGCGCGCCGGCGGCATGGGAGCCAGCCTGCGCGGCGCGGACCGCATCGGCGCCAACCTGCGCGGTGCGGACCTGCGGGGCGCGGACCTGCGCGGGGCCTACCTCATCGGCGCCGACCTGACGGCGGCCGACCTCCGGGTCACCGACCTTCTCGGTGCCGACCTGCGCGGCGCCGTCCTCTCGGGCGCGGACCTGACCGGCAGCATCTTCCTCACCCAGCCGCAGCTGAACGCGGCGAAGGGCGACGACGCGACCCGGCTGCCGCCGTCCTTCACCCGGCCGTCGCACTGGGACGACCGCGGCGACGGCGTTCCGCGTCACCGGCCCGGCCCGCCGACGTCCGGACGTCGCTAA
- a CDS encoding pyridoxal phosphate-dependent decarboxylase family protein, with protein sequence MDWPSQEYNAPLDRAHAHVRAWLGTLADRPVPPRAGIDELVAALGPELPEAPTPAVEVVDHLAAVADAGLTAMPSGRFFGFVIGGTLPAALAADWLVSAWDQNSGLRKLTPAHSALEDLAAAWLRELLELPAESAVGFVTGGTMANFTCLAAARDEVLRWAGWPVAERGLTGAPRLRVVVGAERHDTVDLALRYLGLGAPEVVAADDQGRLRPDALAAALDAGPDGPTIVCLQAGNVHSGAFDPFAEAIEIAHRHGAWVHVDGAFGLWAAASPTTRPLLDGYDQADSWATDAHKTLNVPYDCGIAVVRDRAALRAAMGMHAAYLIADDAGDPLDTVPELSRRARAVPVWAALRSLGRSGTSELVERFCRHARAFADGLAAMDGVEVLNDVVFTQVCATFGDDTRTRRVVEGMLADGTAWMTGSRWRDQDVLRISVSNWSTSEDDVERSLAAVRRVLERV encoded by the coding sequence ATGGACTGGCCCTCGCAGGAGTACAACGCACCCCTCGACCGTGCGCACGCCCACGTCCGCGCCTGGCTCGGCACCCTCGCCGATCGGCCCGTGCCGCCCCGGGCCGGCATCGACGAGCTCGTCGCCGCCCTCGGACCCGAGCTCCCCGAGGCACCGACACCCGCCGTCGAGGTGGTCGACCATCTCGCCGCCGTCGCCGACGCGGGGCTGACGGCGATGCCCTCGGGCCGGTTCTTCGGGTTCGTCATCGGGGGCACGCTGCCGGCGGCGCTGGCCGCCGACTGGCTCGTCAGCGCATGGGACCAGAACTCCGGGCTGCGCAAGCTCACTCCCGCGCACTCGGCGCTCGAGGACCTCGCTGCCGCCTGGCTGCGCGAGCTGCTCGAGCTGCCCGCGGAGTCGGCGGTCGGGTTCGTCACCGGTGGGACGATGGCGAACTTCACCTGTCTGGCCGCCGCCCGCGACGAGGTGCTGCGGTGGGCGGGGTGGCCGGTGGCCGAGCGGGGGCTGACCGGCGCACCGCGGCTGCGCGTTGTGGTGGGCGCCGAGCGGCACGACACCGTCGACCTCGCCCTGCGTTACCTGGGCCTGGGGGCGCCGGAGGTGGTCGCCGCCGACGACCAGGGCCGCCTGCGCCCGGACGCGCTCGCGGCGGCCCTGGATGCCGGCCCGGACGGACCGACGATCGTCTGCCTGCAGGCCGGCAACGTGCACTCCGGCGCCTTTGACCCCTTCGCCGAGGCCATCGAGATCGCGCACCGGCACGGGGCGTGGGTGCACGTCGACGGCGCGTTCGGGCTGTGGGCCGCGGCCTCGCCCACCACCCGGCCGCTGCTCGACGGGTACGACCAGGCCGACTCCTGGGCCACCGACGCCCACAAGACCCTCAACGTCCCCTACGACTGCGGGATAGCCGTCGTGCGGGACCGGGCCGCGCTGCGGGCGGCGATGGGCATGCACGCCGCTTACCTCATCGCCGACGACGCCGGCGACCCGCTGGACACCGTCCCCGAGCTGTCCCGCCGCGCCCGCGCGGTGCCGGTCTGGGCGGCGCTGCGGTCCCTGGGCCGCTCGGGCACCAGCGAGCTTGTCGAACGGTTCTGCCGGCACGCGCGTGCGTTCGCCGACGGGCTGGCGGCGATGGACGGCGTTGAGGTGCTCAACGACGTGGTGTTCACCCAGGTGTGCGCCACGTTCGGCGACGACACGCGCACCCGCCGGGTGGTCGAGGGCATGCTGGCGGACGGGACGGCCTGGATGACCGGCTCGCGGTGGCGCGACCAGGACGTGCTGCGCATCTCGGTGAGCAACTGGTCCACGAGCGAGGACGACGTCGAGCGCAGCCTGGCGGCGGTCCGGCGGGTGCTCGAGCGGGTGTGA
- a CDS encoding Glu/Leu/Phe/Val dehydrogenase dimerization domain-containing protein produces MSLLTHPDTSPSTSPHSTTFRVPGPFDPAHGHEQVVYCHDAATGLNAIIAIHSTALGSALGGTRFYPYPTEDHALADVLRLSRGMTYKNALAGLDHGGGKAVIIGDPTHLKSEALLRAYARFIESLGGRYVTACDVGTYVADMDFIHCETSHVVGRSEVHGGSGDSSVLTAVGVVTAMRACATHVWGSDSLRGRTVGVAGVGKVGHLLVDHLLDAGAHVVVTDVSPTAIDRVRTTHPDVEVVDGADTLVRSDIDIYAPCALGGALDRTTVETLRARVVCGSANNQLADDGEGGLAERLLERGITYAPDYLVNAGGVIQVSDEEEGFVLERARHRVEGLFDTTLAVLRRAAEQGISPARAADHLAEERIAAVGSPRPYRS; encoded by the coding sequence ATGAGCCTCCTGACCCACCCGGACACCAGTCCCTCCACCAGCCCCCATAGCACCACCTTCCGCGTACCTGGCCCCTTCGACCCCGCCCACGGGCACGAGCAGGTCGTCTACTGTCACGACGCCGCCACCGGGCTGAACGCGATCATCGCGATCCACAGCACCGCCCTCGGGTCCGCGCTCGGCGGCACCCGCTTCTACCCGTACCCCACCGAGGACCACGCCCTCGCCGACGTCCTGCGCCTGTCGCGGGGCATGACCTACAAGAACGCCCTGGCGGGCCTCGACCACGGCGGCGGCAAGGCCGTCATCATCGGCGATCCCACGCACCTCAAGTCCGAGGCGCTGCTGCGGGCCTACGCCCGGTTCATCGAGTCCCTCGGGGGTCGGTACGTCACCGCGTGCGACGTCGGCACCTACGTGGCGGACATGGACTTCATCCACTGCGAGACGAGCCACGTCGTCGGGCGCAGCGAGGTCCACGGCGGCTCCGGCGACTCCTCCGTGCTGACCGCGGTCGGCGTCGTCACCGCCATGCGCGCGTGCGCCACCCACGTGTGGGGGAGCGACTCGCTGCGCGGCCGCACCGTGGGCGTCGCGGGTGTGGGGAAGGTGGGGCACCTGCTCGTCGACCACCTGCTCGACGCCGGCGCGCACGTCGTCGTCACCGACGTCAGCCCGACGGCGATCGACCGGGTCCGCACGACGCACCCGGACGTCGAAGTCGTCGACGGGGCGGACACGCTAGTGCGGTCCGACATCGACATCTACGCACCCTGCGCGCTCGGCGGGGCGCTGGACCGCACCACGGTCGAGACGCTGCGCGCACGTGTGGTGTGCGGCTCGGCCAACAACCAGCTCGCGGACGACGGCGAGGGCGGCCTCGCGGAGCGGCTCCTCGAACGGGGCATCACCTACGCCCCGGACTACCTCGTCAACGCCGGCGGCGTGATCCAGGTCAGCGACGAGGAGGAGGGCTTCGTTCTCGAGCGTGCCCGGCACCGCGTCGAGGGGCTGTTCGACACCACCCTCGCCGTGCTGCGCCGGGCCGCGGAGCAGGGCATCAGCCCCGCCCGGGCGGCGGACCACCTCGCCGAGGAGCGCATCGCCGCGGTGGGCAGCCCGCGGCCGTACCGGTCGTGA